The sequence TTTCCAGCCCGGAGCGCCTGGTGTCCAAATCCGAGGTGGTGCGCCTGGCCATCGCCAAGATCGTCCAGGAGCTAGAGGAGGGCAAGGAGGAGCTGGCCGAACTCCTCAAGCGCCTGGAAGAATAAAATGGCCGGCATGGTCCTGGGCGGCCGGTACCGCCTCGAGGCCCCCTTGGGTTCCGGGGGCATGGCGGAGGTCTTCCGGGCGGTGGACGAACGCCTGGGGCGCAGGGTGGCGGTGAACCCCCTCCACCCCCGGGCCCTCCCCCCGGAAAGGGAGCGCTTCTTCCTGGAGGTCCGGGCCCTCTCCCGCCTCTTCCATCCGGGCATCGTCCAGGTCTTGGACCTGGGGGAGGAGGAGGGGCGGCCCTACTTCGTCATGGAGCTGGTGGAGGGAGGGACCTTTGACCGCTTGGGCCCCTTTGAGGAAGGGCCGGAAGGGGAGCGCATCCTGAAGGCCGCCCAGATGGTCATGGAGGCCCTGGCCCACCTCCACGCCCAGGGCATCCTCCACCGCGACCTCACCCCCAAGAACATCCTCCTCACCCGGGAGGGCTACCCGAAGGTCATGGACCTGGGCCTGGCCTACCTCCTGCAGGAGAGCCGCCACCTCACCCGCACCGGCTACACCCTGGGTACCCCCCTATACATGGCCCCCGAGCAGGCCAAGGGGTTGCCCCTCACCCCCAAGGCGGACCTCTACAGCTTCGGAGCCGTTCTCTACCGTACCCTCACGGGAAAGCCTCCCTTTGAGGGGGAAAACGATCAGGCCATCCTCTTCCAGCACGTCTACGAGGCCCCCAGGCCCCCGGAGGCCCTGAACCCCGCTGTGCCCAAGGGGGTGAGCGAGGGAGTGCTGGGCCTTCTGGCCAAGCACCCTGAGGAGCGCCCCTCCCATCCCACCCTTTTCCAGGGCCCCCTCTTGGACTTTCAGAGCCTGCGCCTCGCCACCCCCCGGGCGGGGGCGAGCCGGTCGGGCCACTACCCCACGGCCCCCGACCCCCGCCGCCTCAGCCTCAGGGGCAAGCTGGAGCTGGGAGGGGAGGCCGGATGGCCGGGGGAGATGGTCTACGCGGGAGGGCGGGTCTACCTGGGGGTGGGGCAGGGCCTGGCGGAGGTGGACCTCCTCACAGGGGAGGTGCGCCAGCAAAGCCTCCCCGAGGCGGTTTCCGCTCCTCCGGTGGTCCGGGGCGGGGTGTACGTGGGGTGCTGGGACGGGAAGGTGCGCCGTTTCCGGGGACGGGTTCTGGAGTGGAGCGCGGAGACCGGGGCCGAGATCACCGCCGCCCCCTTGGTCCTAGGCCCCAGGGTCTACGTGGCAAGCCGGGACGGGACCCTTTACGCCTACGAAAAGGACCAGCCCCTCTTCCGCTTCCACGCCGGAGGCCACCTCTCCGCGAGCCCCA is a genomic window of Thermus islandicus DSM 21543 containing:
- a CDS encoding protein kinase domain-containing protein; this translates as MAGMVLGGRYRLEAPLGSGGMAEVFRAVDERLGRRVAVNPLHPRALPPERERFFLEVRALSRLFHPGIVQVLDLGEEEGRPYFVMELVEGGTFDRLGPFEEGPEGERILKAAQMVMEALAHLHAQGILHRDLTPKNILLTREGYPKVMDLGLAYLLQESRHLTRTGYTLGTPLYMAPEQAKGLPLTPKADLYSFGAVLYRTLTGKPPFEGENDQAILFQHVYEAPRPPEALNPAVPKGVSEGVLGLLAKHPEERPSHPTLFQGPLLDFQSLRLATPRAGASRSGHYPTAPDPRRLSLRGKLELGGEAGWPGEMVYAGGRVYLGVGQGLAEVDLLTGEVRQQSLPEAVSAPPVVRGGVYVGCWDGKVRRFRGRVLEWSAETGAEITAAPLVLGPRVYVASRDGTLYAYEKDQPLFRFHAGGHLSASPTFYRGLLFVGGEDGWLYALDPENGALRYKVRTGPVHVPVAAYGGVLFIPTWEGTVYAFDPLTRETLWSAELEGEIWGGLALDEERVYVAAWDGVLRALEQATGEEAWSLEVGKVTAGLVYAAGHLFLATEEGRLLAVDRRGQVVFEATGLGPVQVPPLPLPEEVLVVNLAGRLYRFGVG